The nucleotide sequence TCGTTGGAGTAGCCCTTCGAGAGATGCAAGGGCAGGGGAGGGCCAGTCATGTCCGACCGCCATCTGGTGCTCACAGAGGAGCCGCTCCGCTTTCGCCTCCATAATGGTGAGTGAAGGTCATGGACCGAGGCCTTCGCGAGGCCGGGCTCCACGCAGAACTAAGGTGGTGCCTCACCGGACTTGGCGAACGCGGAGCGACGCGCCACGTTGTGCCGCTCCCGCTGCTCTGGCCGCTCTCTCCTCGGCTGACAGAATGGCCCGCAGCGACAACGAGTCGTGGTCGCCACGACGATCGATGTAGTGGAGGAGGCGACTGCAGAACTTTGCTACCACATACAACACCTCCTTGACAACCTTGTCGCACCAATCGTGGTGTAGTGGCGATGTCGTCTGGCTGATGAGGTCGTAGCGGCTTTGTGGATCGAATGTAGCATTCTATGGCGGCGACAACAACTCGCCCTTCACACGTCGTTCGATTTGGACACCGTAGTTGCGTGCATGACTCCAGCTCCGCCTTCACGTGATAGAGAGGCGGTGATGCCGGCTCTTGGTTCACGCGCTCGATAGCGCGGTGGCGAGGGCGCTCCTCCTTCACATGTGTTGGTGGTGGCAAAGGTCACGTCGGATCATGACCCCATAGCGACTCCTCTATCACGAGCTCCATCTGGCGGACGTACTCAACATCTGTTATGCAGTGCGGTGTGAACGGTGCTGAACCGCACTTAAATAGGCACGGCCAGACCAGGCGAAGGGACGAGAATCCATGGGAAGTCGGCTTCAATGCGGCACAACGGCTGGAGTAGGCTTCTTGGTCGCCGCCTGGTTTGTGACCGTTTTGTGGGAAAACGAATAACTGGACTAGTCTGAGGACCGATGGGGTACCCTGCTGGATGGCGAATTGCATCCAAATCACTCGCTCCAGAAGGTTCTGGGCGATTTAGGGTTCCGCCTTGAAGGTTGTGTGTAATGGGAGGAGGGTTTCGACCATATTGCCAAGGAGGTGGAGCAAGGCGACTCGTAGAGCTAGCTGAAATGGGAATCAAGAAGGTGTCTTTGATCGCCTCGTCGCCCTCAACGCACAcggactccaaatttgatgaaaaTTTCACAGAATACTAGTAATCATATGGTTATTCTTGTGTCAAAATCTCATCAAATTCTGGACACTTTTTTTGGTTCATTTTTTGGCAGCTGGATCATCAACAAAGAACATATCTTTGGTTATGTGCATGCCGATCACCATTGATTTTCCTTTTGCCGATACGTTAAGTCGTGATGCTATGAACAACAGCCAAGAAGCAATATGGACAATGGTGCAAACACCACAAAAATGAACAGAAGAAAACTTAACGCTGAACACATAAGACATTGTAGGCATGCTATACATGGACTAAGCCATATTTACCAGCAAGACAAGGACCATGGCAGCATGAACCATACTCAAGAATACAAGATAAGTTCAGCTACCAACATCACAAACAATCATGCCTCAAGACTCGAGCATCTGGGACTGATTTGAAGTGAGACATAAATGCAGCTATCATACCATCTTCAGAAACCACATGCAAAGCATAAAAAATAATGTATCCATGTCTAGTGTCTTGCACAATTAAAACCCAAGTATACTTGGGTTGTGCCCTGAAttagtaccaaaaaaagacaacAACCATAAACTATAATAAAGCATTCTGACATGGTGCTCCTAAACTACTACTAAAACCATAACTAAAATTGCAGCTGCATGCAAAGAACCACAGCATCAAAGAGCTTCCACCAGTACTTCAGGCTTCTGAATGCTGAATTTCCTGTGGGCCGCCTCCAAACAACCAAAAGCACAATGCTCTAATCTGTTTCATCTGATGATTCTTCATCACCCATGTCAAAAAGGTCACGAGACCTGACTTCCACTACTACATTCCATAGTTCAGCTTTTGGATCTTGAACATAGAAAACCTGCTGCACCTGGGAAGAAAATACAAAAGGATCATCCTCTAACTGATCTCCTGTGTGTATTTTCCGAGACTTGTTCACAAGAATGAACCCAAACTCATCGGTTTGAATGCCAACTTTGTGGTAGACATCATACCAATCACAATTAAAGAACACCACCTTGTAATCATTATAGGACAATTCAAATATGTCAGTTAATCTGCCATAATATCGAACACCATTTTCTGCAATGTTCACTACACCACTATTTTGTGTGACATGCCCTGAGTCATGACTCATCGTGTGAAACCTGAAGCCGTTGATGACATAGCCACTGTAGCGCACCCCATATCTCTTTGGCTTTGCAGCCAAAGCTCTTACCTTTTCTGTTATATTTGGCCCATCACTTTGTAAAACCTGGATGTGCAATTAGTTAAATTCAGGTGCCTATATAATTCACAGTACATGAATATGGTAAAATGTACCTTTTGTTCCAACCAGTCAGCAAAGTGTCCATTAATTAACTTAGTGCTATCAGCTTCTGTCAATTTAGCTGACTCACATCCTTTGCTATTCTCTTCGGCCACAAATTCTCTGTAACAATTAGATTATATATATTAGAACTTTTCGGCAAACTCTAAACAAAAAGATTAAAGATATTATACATACTTGCGGAAATCTGCAAGTTCATCACAATGTCGTAAGACATATCGATGTGCTTGAATTAGAAGACGGCTATTAAACTGCCCAACCGGGATAGCCTTTCCAATTGGTTCACCAGCACTATTGAACATGTACAAATCTTTTATCTTTTCTGACGGAGCAGGGTTTCTTGATGGTCTTGTAAAACGTGTAGTTCCTTCTAGAAATCTTGAACAAAAGGTCAAGCATTCTTGGGCAAGATACCCTTCAGCAATTGAACCTTCAGGAAATGCTCTATTGCGCACAAGTGCTTTCAGCCGGACAAATGATCTAAATTTAATTAAGCAGGATGTTACTTCTCAACACTATTGAAGATTGAATAAAATCAATGTTAAGCGCCATACCTCTCCAGAGGGTACATCCATCGATAGTGCACTGGACCACCAAGTTTAACTTCTTCAACCAAGTGCACCATTAAATGCGCCATGATAGTAAAGAATGATGGAAGAAAAATTCTCTCCATATTGCAAAGTGTCATCACAATACTCTCTTGAAGTTTTTCAAGCTCAGAGACATCTAACACTTTCGAGCATAGCTTCTTGAAGAAATTAGACAGCCCGATAACTACTGTCATGACCTCTTTGTGCGGGTAACAGGATCgaagtgctagaggaagaatatCTTCCAGAATAACATGACAATCATGGCTTTTGAGACCTGAGATTGTACAATCTTTCATGTTGACATGCCTAGAAAAATTTGATGCATATCCATCGGAAGTCCTAATATTATGCATCACTGAACAAAGTACTTCTTGCTGTTTTCTAGACATAGTAAATGGTGCATCAGGCAATACTGTTTTTCCATTATTATCTTCAACAGGATGAAGATCATGTCGAATTCCATTTTCACCAATTTCTGCCAAGTCAAGCCGTGCATTTAGGCCATCCTTTGTTTTAGAATCAATATTCAACAACGTTCCAATTAAATTATCAAACACATTCTTTTCTatgtgcattacatcgagattGTGCCTTAACTTGTTAAGTTCCCAATATGGCAAGTTGAAAAATATTGATTTTTTTTTGAACCAATCCTCTGGCTTCTTCTCAGGCttaccttggttcttaattgactTCTTGTTGCCTGCCTTCCTTTTACGCTTCGGTTCTTGATAATTTTCAGTTTCTTTTTCACTGTTTTTTTTNNNNNNNNNNTTTTTTTTCTTCTTTCCGCCCTTTGCTTTCTTGGCTACATTGGCTTTTTTGCCTAACACAAACACTCTGCCTTGCAACATTTTCAAAGCTGAAGTACCACTCATAGTTGTCGGTGCCAGTTCAGTCTCTTTAGTGCCATCAAACTCTTGCCTCCTTCGGTTTCGAAATATGTGACCCTGTGGTAACCAGCGACGGTGGCCCATATAACAAAGTTTCATACTCTTATTTAGGCGAAATGATCTTGTAGAAGGACCACATGATGGACACCCATATTTACCACTTGTGCTCCAACCGTACAGGTAAGCTAATGCCGGAAAATCATTTAAAGTCCATAATAGTGCAGCCTTGAGAGGAAATGTCTCCTGCGAGGAAGCGTCAAATGTGTCTACACCATCCCATAATTGTAAGAGCTCATCAATCAGTGGCTGCAAATATATATCAATGTCATTCCCAGGGGAAGCTGGTCCAGGAATGATCATTGATAAAATTAGAGATGTTTCTTTCATGCAAATCCAAGGCGGTAGGTTGTACGGGATAAGCATCACTGGCCAGGTACTATGTTTTGAACTCATACTCCGGAAAGGGTTAACTCCATCACTTCCAATGCCAAGGCGCGGATTACGAGGATCAGCAGCAAAATCGGGGTATCTAgcatcaagatctttccaacactcGGCATCAGCCGGATGCCGTATCTTTCCATCTTTGGTACGACCCTCGTCGTGCCAACGCATGTCATCAGATGTTTTTGTTGTTGCAAAGAGCCTTTGAATCCTCGGTATCAAAGGAAAGTAACGCAACACCTTGGTTGGTTTCTTCTTTTGCTTAGATTGCTTAGATACAGATTCAGCTTGGGAGTCTTTCTTGTCATCTGTAACCCAACGCGAGCTGCCACACACATGGCAAGAGTCTTGATCAGCTCGTTCACCTCGGAAAAGCATACAGTCATTGGGGCATGCATGGATTTTCTCATAGTCAAGCCCTAAGCCACGAATGAGTTTTTGTACCTCATAGTACTTCTTTGGTATTTCTGCCTCTGGAAGTGCATCAGACAAAACACCAAGTAGCGTTGTAAATGATTCTTGTGTCCATCCATGTAAGCATTTCATGTGATACAAGGTgatgagaaatgacaacttagaAAATGCATTACATCCAGGGTATAACTCTGTGTTTGCATCCTCCAAGAAGCTTGCATATGTATCAGGTTTCTTACTTGTTTGAGCATCTGCATTCTCATCCTCAACTGAATTTGGTTCCATATTCTCAAATTCAAGGCCATCTAATTCACCATCAGATGTGCTTGATAAAGATTCACAACTGTTAGCCATAGCAAAGACGGCACTTAAGAGTCCTGGCATGTCATCCAACCTTCCATGGCTGCTTTCTCCAACAACATTCCTTGGGATGCCAGGAATAGAAAGATTGCCACTGTTATCTGATACATGAGCAAATGCAAATGATGGTTCACTGTAATCCTCTCCATGGCAAACCCACTTAGTGTAACCTTGAAGAATACCATCACATCTCAAGTGAGTCTTCACTCCATCATAACTCTGCATAGCTTTATTTCGGCAATTTACACAAGGACAAAGAATTCTATCACCGGCCGGAACATCACGGAATGCAAAAGTCAGAAATTGCTCGACACCATCTTTGTAAGCAGCACTAGCTCTTGGTTGACTCATCCAACCTCGATCCATCGCCCTTTGATATGCCTAATTAATGAAACAAAAAAACATATGTCGGTGCATAATTTTACATGTGTTATTTAAGAGATGAAAGCTGATTTAGATCTCTTGGTAAGAAAAGCATGGAATACATAGATATTTTAATTGAATGATTGGATCCAAACATATTTCATTAACCTTGCAGTAAAAGACTTCAAAATAAATGTGGCATTGGTAGGTTTAACTAGTATGCAAACGCGCCACTCAGTTCAATACTGTTGCACATATGCTGCCATCTTTTTGCCCCTAATCCCAACTCTGGCTACATCGAAAGGGAACACACACCACATGAACAaacaaaaatataaaacagaacaCATGATTGATATTATCTATGCAAGGCCTTCAATTATCTAGAAAAACGTTTTCTTTCTAATCGCTATAGGGACTTATTTCCTTCTGCAACTACTAAGATTGTTGGACTATCTAAGTATCCAAACTAAGCATAAAGACCATATTATAGGGCGCTTTAATAAACAACTATGTTAACTCCCCTGATTTATATCATCATGTTATTGATGATCTTGTGAGCATCTCAAATAAGCACCATATACAAAAATCAAGGTACAACAGAAGGTAAAAAAAAGGCCAATGATCACAAAATTCTTAATCATACAACAAAAAATTGATAAAAAGATGCCAAAAACTTCAAAAAACAGTATGGGATACAACAGAGTTACTTTCTCGATTGAGATTGAATGCGGGTTGTTTGAAATCAAAGGCGGTGGTCCAATCTATGGTTGTTCGAATTTCTGGAGATGATTCAGACCAACTGAAACACCGGGCGTACACACTTCCGTTGAGGGCACCAATGAAATATATCTTCCCCTTCTATTTCTACAAGATCAAATGGAATTGATATTAAAATGTGTTCCCTTCCAAATCAACAATACATTATACATATACACAGTCCCTTGCATATACGTTCGTACACAGTTTTTCAGTCCAAATTCAATTTAATTTTCATCATACACTGATCAGCAGAACAAAAGGGGGCAGGCAGAGCTTTCTTAGGAAATTACCTGTCTCCCAGCTAGCTTGCTATTTGTTCACGGGAAGTCCTGGGTGGCAGAGTCCGGCGGAGCAGGCGAGCACCACCGGGAGAGGTCGGAGCAGAGCGCCAGAGCCGGCGCGGGGGGCTGGCTGGAGCAGGCGAGGAGCACCACGTCCCTGGTGACTAGGCAGAGTGCCGGGGATGGCCGAGGAGCGTCGGAGCAGAGGGGGAGGTGGCAGTCCTTGCGGAGGGCGTtcaccggcggcgggcggcggcgcactgGCAGGACCAGTAGTGTGAGGCACGAGCTGGAGTTTGTCGCTGGAGGTGGTCGAGATTGGGGGGAGGGGGGACTAGGAGgcacaggactggatgaggaaccAGCCCGGCGGCGCCATAGATGGGCAGCTCAGGACGTGGCGGCGGATAAGGAGGAGTCAAGGAGATGGAGTTCGGTTCGTGGGCTCCTTTACTGCACAAATGGGCCAGGCCAGGTAATTTCCAATTTCTGCACATTCTTTACatggttttattatttatttgttaaactctttttatcctatAAAACGTCTCAAAAATCGTCTCTGCCTATTTACACATGTCAAAACTAATAAATAGGATATACCTCAAAAATAAGATTTGTGACATTGTATTTATCGTCTCAAGAAGCGTGTCTACACACTATACGTTTCCTAGTATAGAGACGAATATAAAAACGTCTTAGAAAAAGCGTGCCTACTGACATGTTTTGTTGTagtgcctcccaacgagcgctatcgtttaacgcccctagctaggcataaaagcgaggatagatctaagtagtaccatctttggcactcaattcacaagtagctcgcatgatagattcataaggtaatttgactttatttcttggaaagtgctccatgcctttccttaatggaaatttaaatctaatattcccttccttcatatcaataatttcaccaatcattcttaaggaaaggtctactaagaataataggacatgaaagattgcaatctatgtcaagaacgataaaatctacgggcacataattcatatctgcaacaataagaacatcattgatccttcccataggttttctaatggtggaatcctcaaggtgcaaatttaaagagcaatcatcaagatcatgtaaacctagaatatcacataaagttttcggaatcgtggaaacgctagcacccaaatcacacaaagcataacactcatgatctttaattctaatctttatagttggttcccactcatcataaagttttctaggtatagaaacttccaaattaagtttttcatcataagattgcatcaaggcatcaacaatatgtttggtaaaagctttattttgactataagcatgaggagaattcaacacggattgcaacaaggaaatacaatctattaaagaacaattatcataattaaattccttgaaatccataatagtgggttcaatgctatttaaagtcttgacctctccaatccactTTTAcgaaatttagcatcaagatctaaaaactctgaatcattgggacgccttttaactaaagttgactcatctccagtcccatcattatcaagattagtattgcaaaacaaggatttaataggggacacatcaataacttttatatcttcatcattattttcatggaaactagaagaacatgcttttacaaagcaatctttcttagcatgcaatctagcagttatttctttgcactcatcaatggaaattctcatggctttgagagactcattgatatcatgcttaggaggagtaaatctaagtttcaaagaatcaacatcaagcgaaagcctatcaacgttcctagccaaatcatcaactttaagcaattttcttcaagcaaggcattaaaattcgtttgagagatcataaattctttaacgctattctcaaaatcagaggctatcttattaaaatttccgtaagagttgttgtaggaattaccataattattagagtaattgCTAGGGAACGAtttaggattaaagtttcctctataagcattgttaccaaaattattcctaccaacaaaattcacatccatagattcattattattctcatcaAAGTAGGCAAAGTCATATCATTGGGataaataggagcactcttagtagcaaaaaatttcataagttcatccatctttccactcaaaacattaatttcttctatagcatgcacttttttacgagtagatctttcagtgtgccactaagaataattagccataatattatcaaggagtttagtagcttgtcctaaagtgatttccataaaagttcctcccggggctgaatctaaaagatttctagaagcaaaattcaatccggcataaaaaattgtatggtcatccataaattcaaaccatgagtagggcaattgcgaatcattaatttcattctttcccaagattgggcaacatgctcatgatcaagttatttaaaattcataatatcgttcccaagagagatgatcttaatgggaggaaaatacttagagataaaagcatatttgcacttattccatgaatcaatactatttctaggcaaagaagaaaaccaaattttagcatgatctctaagtgaaaacagaaataacttcagtttaacaatatcattatccgtatatttcttcttttgcatctcacacaaattaATAAAGTTGTTTatatgggtagcagcatcttcactaggaaggccggagaattgatctttcataacaagattcagaaaagcagcattgatttcacaagactcaacatcattaagaggagcaattggagtgctaaggacatcattattattggtattggaaaaatcacacaacttggtattatcttgcgccatcgtgataagcaatccaacacacaagcaaagaaaaaggcaagcgaaagagagaggagattgggaaagagagggcgaataaagcggcaagggtgaagtgggggagaggaaaacgagaggcaaatggcaaataatgtaatgcgagggagatgagtttgtgatgggtacttggtatgtcttgacttgagcgaagacctccccggcaacggcgccataaatccgtcttgct is from Triticum aestivum cultivar Chinese Spring chromosome 1B, IWGSC CS RefSeq v2.1, whole genome shotgun sequence and encodes:
- the LOC123078635 gene encoding uncharacterized protein codes for the protein MAHLMVHLVEEVKLGGPVHYRWMYPLERSFVRLKALVRNRAFPEGSIAEGYLAQECLTFCSRFLEGTTRFTRPSRNPAPSEKIKDLYMFNSAGEPIGKAIPVGQFNSRLLIQAHRYVLRHCDELADFRKEFVAEENSKGCESAKLTEADSTKLINGHFADWLEQKVLQSDGPNITEKVRALAAKPKRYGVRYSGYVINGFRFHTMSHDSGHVTQNSGVVNIAENGVRYYGRLTDIFELSYNDYKVVFFNCDWYDVYHKVGIQTDEFGFILVNKSRKIHTGDQLEDDPFVFSSQVQQVFYVQDPKAELWNVVVEVRSRDLFDMGDEESSDETD